The DNA segment GGAAAGATTATTTGGCCATTCCTGACCTGTCCCCGAAAACAACGAAGATACCCAAAGACGTTCACCGAACTCTCTAAAAAGACCATCCATCTCGGGCAGTCTACTTAATTCTTAAGACAAACATTTTAAGTCTAAACTTGTATAACTAGCATATATACTACTACAAATATATTTAGAATAATAAATTTCTAAAGGTAAAGCAACCAATTCTTCTTGAGAGGAGGAATTGGACTATGACAAAACTCTATCAGACAATGATGATCATTTTTGGTTCCTGTTCCCTTCTTGTAAGCCTGATCGCTTTGATTATCCAAATAATTAAACTATGTATCTAATTAAAAACTTGCCTAGATCTAGCCTTATGTGTAAAAAGTAGCCGCCTACAAATCAAACTACTTTTTACACCAAGCAATATGGTTGCTTTACCCATCTATAGGGAAAATTCCTTATAGATTTTTTGTTCACAATTTTATTTTATGAGACTGATTAACCATTTATGATAAGGCATAAAAAGAAAGAGGCCTCCCAAAAGTTCAGCAAACTAATGAGAAACCTCTAACCGAAAGATTTATTTTACTCCCGTATTATCTCAGGAGAACATTTTTATCCTCCCAATGTTAGCAAATTGTTGGCACAAGTTATATTCGTATCCCTAACGCCTTGATATTCCAAAGCATCTTGGCGTTTTCCTACATCATACCGCCCATGCCGCCCATACCACCCATGCCGCCCATGGCAGCTGCCGAATTTTCTTTCTCAGGCAGGTCGCAGACGAGGCACTCTGTGGTTAAGAGCATAGCGGAGATCGAAGCTGCGTGCTGCAGAGCCGAACGGGTTACTTTCGCCGGGTCAACGATACCGGCTGCAATCATATCCTCATAAACTTCAGTCATCGCGTTGAAGCCTACGCCCCTAGAGCTGTTGCGGACTTTTTCCACAACGACGGAACCTTCGAGACCAGCATTATTAGCAATCTGTCTGACAGGCTCTTCCAGTGCTTTACGGATAATAGCCACTCCGGTTTTCTGATCGCCGGATACGTCAACGTTATCAAGTGCAGCAATTGCATCCAGATAAGTTGTGCCGCCGCCGGCAACAATGCCTTCTTCGACTGCGGCGCGAGTAGCTGCCAGAGCGTCCTCAATGCGCAGTTTCTTTTCTTTCATTTCAGTTTCGGTAGCCGCTCCAACCTGGATGACAGCAACGCCGCCGGCCAGTTTAGCCAGACGTTCCTGGAGTTTTTCTTTGTCATAGTCGGAGGTTGTTTCTTCAATCATTTTCTTGATGGATTCAACACGGGCACTGATAGCCTGTTGGTCGCCGTTGCCATCAACGATGGTCGTTTCTTCCTTGGTTATTTTGACCTGACGACAGCGTCCGAGCATATCCAGCGAAGTATTTTCCAGTTTGAGGCCGAGGTCTTCAGTGATGACCTGTCCGCCGGTCAGAACAGCAATGTCTTCGAGCATCGCTTTGCGGCGGTCTCCAAAACCGGGAGCCTTAACGCCTACGGCCGTAAAGGTTCCGCGGAGTTTATTGACAATCAGGGTAGCC comes from the Dehalobacter sp. genome and includes:
- the groL gene encoding chaperonin GroEL (60 kDa chaperone family; promotes refolding of misfolded polypeptides especially under stressful conditions; forms two stacked rings of heptamers to form a barrel-shaped 14mer; ends can be capped by GroES; misfolded proteins enter the barrel where they are refolded when GroES binds), giving the protein MAKQIIFNEDARHAMERGVNKLAEAVRVTLGPKGRNVVLDKKFGSPLITNDGVTIARDIDLEDPFENMGAQLVKEVATKTNDVAGDGTTTATVLAQAIIREGLKNVAAGANPMEIKRGIEKAVEAIVADVKANAKTVESKEAIAQVASISASDTTIGSLIAEAMEKVGKDGVITVEEAKGMTTELEVVEGMQFDRGYVSAYMITDTDKMEAILNDPFILITDKKISAIADILPVLEKVVQAGRPLLIIAEDLEGEAMATLIVNKLRGTFTAVGVKAPGFGDRRKAMLEDIAVLTGGQVITEDLGLKLENTSLDMLGRCRQVKITKEETTIVDGNGDQQAISARVESIKKMIEETTSDYDKEKLQERLAKLAGGVAVIQVGAATETEMKEKKLRIEDALAATRAAVEEGIVAGGGTTYLDAIAALDNVDVSGDQKTGVAIIRKALEEPVRQIANNAGLEGSVVVEKVRNSSRGVGFNAMTEVYEDMIAAGIVDPAKVTRSALQHAASISAMLLTTECLVCDLPEKENSAAAMGGMGGMGGMGGMM